One genomic segment of Impatiens glandulifera chromosome 6, dImpGla2.1, whole genome shotgun sequence includes these proteins:
- the LOC124943001 gene encoding F-box protein CPR1-like: MVQLPDVILEEIFCRLSVKCLLRFRCVSKSWLAIISSPNFAKLHLNRSIQTKRNLRLFQRNNDLWNNDLFREDFDSLGNVLQTVKVDSIPLMFRNYRLKPSCSCDGLICMLEIRGIQRLGKLISNYTVRNYGPQPNCYLRDGLIFVRATENVFLWNPSIKKFIKLPYASIEIATLGIHFVSVYYDYRIGYDNINHDYKVVRIILLISRPPNIFLDYEVKVYSLGSNSWHRLEKFHYCPDWQTFGNTISGGAMHWISIVKSNLKCERLIVAFDLGTEKCRVLPQPEYSNPHVKLFLHNLEGCLSLSCQYESSSIMDVFLLKEYGGKNEHWSRLITLSPTTTFKIYQPFIPIAYSKCGKKVWFMNSNLLTGSLVLYNLEQKSVEKIRGDDRRLTSILYNCLESLVPLDVPAASMETGEVV; the protein is encoded by the exons ATGGTGCAATTGCCGGATGTGATTCTAGAAGAGATTTTTTGTCGATTATCTGTTAAGTGTCTGCTACGTTTTAGATGTGTATCTAAATCATGGTTGGCCATAATCAGTAGCCCCAATTTCGCAAAATTACATCTGAACCGATCCATCCAAACCAAGAGAAACCTTAGGCTCTTCCAAAGGAACAATGATCTTTGGAACAATGATCTCTTTCGTGAGGATTTCGATTCCCTCGGCAATGTTCTTCAAACGGTAAAGGTCGATTCCATTCCATTGATGTTTCGAAATTATAGGCTTAAGCCTAGTTGTTCCTGTGATGGCTTGATTTGCATGTTAGAAATCCGTGGCATTCAACGTCTTGGTAAATTGATTTCTAATTATACCGTAAGGAATTATGGACCACAGCCTAACTGTTATTTACGTGATGGCTTGATTTTTGTCCGTGCCACTGAGAATGTCTTTTTATGGAATCCTTCAATCAAAAAGTTTATAAAACTTCCATACGCATCAATTGAAATTGCAACCCTTGGTATTCACTTTGTCAGTGTTTATTATGATTATCGAATTGGTTACGATAACATCAACCACGATTACAAGGTGGTAAGAATTATTCTACTCATAAGTAGGCCTCCAAACATCTTCCTCGATTATGAGGTTAAGGTTTATAGTTTGGGATCAAATTCTTGGCATAGGTTAGAGAAGTTTCATTACTGTCCGGATTGGCAAACCTTTGGAAATACCATTTCTGGTGGAGCTATGCATTGGATCTCAATTgtgaaatcaaatttaaaatgtgaAAGATTGATTGTTGCATTTGATCTTGGGACAGAGAAATGCAGAGTACTTCCGCAACCAGAGTACAGCAATCCTcatgtcaaattatttttgcataATTTAGAAGGATGTCTTTCGTTAAGTTGTCAATACGAATCATCATCAATTATGGATGTGTTTTTGCTGAAGGAATATGGTGGGAAAAATGAACATTGGTCAAGATTAATAACATTGTCACCAACAACTACTTTCAAGATTTATCAACCTTTCATACCTATTGCTTATTCAAAGTGTGGTAAGAAAGTATGGTTCATGAACAGCAATCTGTTAACAGGGAGCCTTGTTTTGTATAATTTAGAACAGAAATCAGTTGAGAAGATTAGGGGTGATGATAGAAGATTAACTAGCATCCTATACAATTGCCTTGAAAGTCTCGTCCCTCTCGATGTTCCAGCAGCATCG ATGGAAACGGGAGAAGTGGTGTAA